The proteins below come from a single Psychrobacter sp. PL19 genomic window:
- a CDS encoding superoxide dismutase family protein, with product MKKLMLASALLCGSALAITGCQSTEGQLKTGNPLNQPVLKSTLNTTDADQREVGQVYLRPVDGGVQVYGKLTNMTPGQTVALHIHETGSCDVMGKSAGGHFNPDNQPHSNPDDMNGHAGDLPNLTANDNGVATINYVNKKISAAEAGKYSVNRLAFIVHAGADDYTSQPSGASGDRIACGIIEKN from the coding sequence ATGAAAAAGCTTATGCTTGCAAGTGCCCTATTATGTGGTTCTGCCTTAGCAATAACCGGTTGCCAGAGTACAGAAGGACAGCTAAAAACAGGTAATCCGCTTAACCAGCCTGTGCTGAAATCAACCCTCAATACTACAGATGCAGACCAACGTGAAGTCGGCCAAGTCTATTTACGTCCTGTTGATGGCGGCGTACAGGTCTACGGCAAACTGACGAATATGACGCCCGGTCAAACGGTCGCCTTGCATATTCATGAGACTGGCAGCTGTGATGTAATGGGTAAATCAGCAGGCGGTCATTTCAATCCTGATAACCAGCCACACTCTAATCCCGATGATATGAATGGCCACGCTGGCGACTTGCCAAACTTAACAGCAAATGATAACGGTGTTGCTACTATTAACTATGTGAATAAGAAGATTTCTGCTGCCGAAGCTGGAAAATATAGCGTCAACCGCCTTGCTTTTATCGTTCATGCTGGCGCTGATGACTATACCAGCCAGCCATCAGGCGCTTCAGGTGATCGTATTGCTTGTGGTATCATCGAAAAAAACTAA
- a CDS encoding long-chain-acyl-CoA synthetase, producing MITPHQDMITLPKMLAKAPSMIKKIPKLYRGIKFITDNRTDVHTGLGFTFAKAVKANPNATAIKFEDMQLTYKQFDEWSNQFANYLLNKGLKKGNVFSVALENRPELLCACMAAAKTGTIAALINTSQSGKVLIHSINLVKPKLVIVGAEMTDAFQQIRAEIDIPEGSYLWWEDKDTYHNQQDTDQAPQGLNSLGPLIHEQSKVIPATSKNAYAKDGLLYIFTSGTTGLPKAVVFNHSRWMKAYGVFGHTLNLTDQDTIYVPLPLYHGTGIIVCWSSAIAGNSAIALRRKFSATNFWQDIHKFNATSFGYVGELCRYLLDTPPDQFEKDNPVTKMIGNGLRTSIWKEFKDRFGIEEVLEVYAASEGNIGFSNIFNFDNTVGFCPLPYKLVAYDQEADEPVRNKDGFMQQVKLGEVGLLLGEITPKAPFEGYTDPEKTKSKIFDDVLVKGDSYFNTGDLMRDIGFRHCQFVDRVGDTFRWRGENVSTTEVENIIAECEGVGEAIVYGVEIKGTNGRAGMAAITLHDGINFDDTYQKSLLTELTRHLPTYAIPVFIRLQDSLETTGTFKYSKNKLKEVGFDSSKTDDKLWVLLPKDEQFTLVDDAEYHRIQSNEYRF from the coding sequence ATGATAACGCCTCATCAGGATATGATTACACTGCCCAAAATGCTTGCTAAAGCGCCAAGCATGATAAAAAAAATACCAAAACTATATCGAGGAATAAAGTTTATTACGGATAATCGCACTGATGTCCATACTGGTCTCGGTTTTACCTTTGCAAAGGCTGTAAAAGCCAACCCCAATGCGACTGCGATTAAGTTCGAGGATATGCAGCTCACCTATAAACAATTCGATGAATGGTCTAACCAGTTTGCCAACTATTTACTAAATAAAGGCCTTAAGAAAGGTAACGTCTTTAGTGTGGCGCTTGAGAATCGGCCAGAATTATTATGTGCGTGCATGGCCGCTGCCAAAACAGGCACGATTGCTGCGCTCATCAACACCTCACAAAGTGGAAAAGTGCTTATTCATAGTATTAATTTGGTAAAACCAAAGCTGGTCATCGTTGGCGCTGAAATGACTGATGCCTTTCAACAAATTAGAGCAGAGATAGATATCCCTGAAGGTAGCTATTTATGGTGGGAAGATAAAGACACTTATCATAACCAGCAAGACACTGATCAAGCACCCCAAGGTCTAAATTCATTAGGACCTTTGATTCATGAGCAGTCAAAAGTGATTCCAGCCACTAGCAAAAATGCCTATGCTAAAGACGGTTTGTTGTATATCTTTACCTCTGGCACGACCGGACTACCTAAAGCAGTGGTCTTCAATCACAGTCGCTGGATGAAGGCCTACGGAGTATTCGGACACACCCTAAACCTCACTGACCAAGATACGATTTATGTTCCTTTACCTTTATATCACGGGACAGGAATTATTGTATGTTGGAGCAGCGCCATAGCGGGTAATAGCGCCATTGCGCTGCGACGTAAATTCTCTGCCACTAACTTTTGGCAAGACATACACAAGTTTAATGCCACCAGCTTTGGTTACGTGGGCGAGCTATGCCGGTATCTGCTCGATACCCCACCAGATCAATTTGAAAAAGACAATCCAGTGACTAAGATGATTGGTAATGGACTGCGCACCAGTATTTGGAAAGAATTCAAAGACCGTTTTGGTATCGAAGAAGTACTTGAAGTCTATGCTGCCAGTGAAGGTAATATTGGCTTCAGTAATATTTTTAACTTTGATAACACTGTTGGATTCTGTCCACTGCCGTATAAGCTAGTCGCTTACGATCAAGAAGCAGACGAACCAGTCCGTAACAAAGACGGTTTTATGCAACAGGTTAAGCTCGGTGAAGTCGGTCTGCTATTAGGCGAAATTACGCCCAAAGCACCGTTTGAGGGCTACACTGATCCAGAAAAAACCAAGTCTAAAATCTTCGATGATGTACTGGTCAAGGGCGATTCATATTTTAATACCGGTGACCTAATGCGCGATATTGGCTTTAGGCATTGCCAATTTGTCGACCGAGTCGGAGATACGTTCCGCTGGCGCGGTGAGAATGTATCTACCACTGAAGTTGAAAACATCATTGCCGAATGTGAGGGTGTCGGTGAAGCCATTGTCTATGGCGTTGAAATCAAAGGAACCAACGGCCGCGCAGGTATGGCAGCTATTACGCTTCATGATGGCATTAACTTCGATGATACCTATCAAAAATCCTTATTAACGGAATTGACCAGACACCTACCTACTTATGCTATTCCGGTATTTATTCGATTACAAGATAGCCTTGAGACCACAGGTACCTTTAAATACTCAAAGAATAAGTTAAAAGAGGTTGGATTTGATTCGTCTAAAACCGATGACAAACTCTGGGTGCTCCTACCAAAAGATGAGCAATTTACACTAGTCGACGACGCCGAGTACCATAGAATCCAAAGTAATGAGTATCGTTTTTAA